Proteins found in one Mytilus edulis chromosome 2, xbMytEdul2.2, whole genome shotgun sequence genomic segment:
- the LOC139513206 gene encoding putative ferric-chelate reductase 1 homolog, which yields MDSTGIVTVFFLLGFILFANARFSKDSGCGVTKGCFSDCRSWDGCTYLITWVQTSAGVDFTIKGSLMSSIDQYIAVGFSSDKKMGDDSVTECVMTNGNTFSVVNSFNVDDDDNEMTTTPATGLSSISGSYTNGILDCSFQRANTTADPQITSLLTDWYLFWAIGRMKDSEKHEHEDWGISSKVVDLQTYEDVGELGKPKVKAHGCLTIIAWVGFCSIGVVLARYYKPMWISKKLFGAAIWIQVHRALMIAAALFNLIAVIVIFEGEFEIYGSSFQNAHPVLGMIVTVVSVLNCIGGFLRPGPKHKFRPYFNWAHLIMGLLSYILGVFTIGIGLSIDDAHVPFDVIYVLVAFVVYQISFEVILEFIDRTGKRKQSQAGSYDTKMNSIGESKTNVDENEKKAQEPEKKEQDQYCGKLKTYLLFLHIGIITAFTLSIMIVLAAY from the exons ATGGACTCTACCGGCATTGTAACGGTCTTCTTCCTTTTGGGATTTATCTTATTTGCAAAT GCAAGATTTTCTAAAGATTCGGGTTGTGGTGTGACAAAAGGATGCTTTAGTGACTGCAGATCATGGGACGGATGTACGTATCTTATAACATGGGTACAAACATCAGCTGGTGTAGACTTTACCATAAAGGGGTCATTAATGTCATCCATAGATCAATATATTGCAGTTGGTTTCTCGAGTGACAAGAAAATG GGTGATGATAGTGTAACAGAATGTGTAATGACCAATGGTAACACCTTCAGCGTCGTTAATTCGTTTAATGTTGATGATGATGACAACGAAATGACCACAACT CCAGCCACTGGTTTGTCATCAATAAGTGGAAGTTACACCAATGGTATACTGGATTGTTCTTTCCAACGTGCTAACACTACAGCAGATCCTCAGATTACTAGTCTCCTTACTGATTGGTATCTTTTTTGGGCCATTGGAAGAATGAAGGATT CCGAAAAACATGAACATGAAGATTGGGGTATTTCCTCAAAGGTTGTTGATCTGCAAACCTACGAGGATGTAGGGGAATTAGGAAAGCCAAAAGTAAAAGCTCACG GATGCCTGACCATTATCGCCTGGGTTGGTTTCTGTAGTATTGGTGTTGTACTGGCACGATATTACAAGCCTATGTGGATCAGCAAGAAGTTGTTTGGCGCAGCTATATGGATCCAG GTCCACAGAGCACTGATGATTGCTGCGGCCTTGTTTAATTTGATTGCAGTTATAGTTATATTCGAAGgagaattcgag atttatGGATCTAGCTTCCAGAACGCACATCCTGTTTTAGGAATGATTGTAACAGTCGTGTCAGTTCTAAAC TGCATTGGTGGATTTCTGCGTCCAGGACCAAAACACAAATTCAGACCTTATTTCAACTGGGCCCACTTGATAATGGGACTTTTGTCCTACATTCTTGGAG TGTTCACCATTGGTATTGGTCTGTCTATTGATGATGCTCATGTACCGTTCGATGTCATCTATGTCTTGGTAGCATTTGTCGTTTACCAGATTTCGTTTGAAGTTATTTTGGAGTTCATTGATCGGACAGGAAAAAGAAAACAATCTCAAGCAGGAT CATACGATACAAAGATGAATTCTATCGGTGAAAGTAAGACAAATGTTGATGAAAACGAAAAGAAGGCACAAGAACCAGAAAAGAAAGAACAAGATCAATAT TGTGGAAAACTGAAGACTTATCTCTTGTTTCTTCATATTGGGATTATTACTGCCTTTACTTTGTCTATCATGATTGTCTTAGCTGCATATTAA